A genomic stretch from Aerococcaceae bacterium zg-1292 includes:
- a CDS encoding YbaB/EbfC family nucleoid-associated protein — MRGMGNMGNIQGMLQKAQKLQKEMDKEQAKIEETVFEKSDNNQLVTVKMTGNYQITELTIAPDLLDPDDVEMLQDLVLSTVNDLITDINTTTKERLGKFSKGMNLPF; from the coding sequence ATGCGAGGAATGGGAAATATGGGCAACATACAAGGAATGTTGCAAAAAGCACAAAAATTGCAAAAAGAAATGGACAAAGAACAAGCTAAAATTGAAGAAACAGTATTTGAAAAAAGCGATAATAATCAATTAGTTACCGTTAAGATGACGGGCAACTATCAAATAACAGAATTAACCATCGCCCCGGATTTATTAGACCCAGATGATGTAGAGATGTTACAAGATTTAGTGTTGTCAACGGTAAATGATTTAATTACTGACATTAATACGACAACGAAAGAACGACTAGGTAAATTTTCTAAAGGAATGAACTTGCCATTTTAA
- the recR gene encoding recombination protein RecR: MQYPAPIAKLINSFTKLPGVGAKTAARLAFHVIDMDEREVTEFAQNLINVKRDLKYCHICGNITDVDPCIICSDSHRDVSTILVVEDTRAIMSLERMQEYHGLYHVLQGVLSPMEGVGPDDLNITQLIQRLQDERIKEVIIATNATAEGEATAMYLSRLLKPAGIKVTRLAHGLAVGSDIEYADEMTLFRAIEGRREL; the protein is encoded by the coding sequence ATGCAGTATCCAGCACCAATTGCTAAATTGATTAACAGTTTCACGAAATTACCTGGTGTTGGGGCTAAAACAGCGGCTCGGCTGGCCTTTCATGTGATTGATATGGATGAACGTGAGGTAACAGAATTTGCACAAAACCTGATTAATGTGAAACGTGATTTAAAATATTGTCATATTTGCGGGAATATTACAGATGTTGATCCATGCATTATTTGCTCTGACAGTCATCGTGATGTTTCAACGATTTTAGTAGTAGAAGATACAAGAGCGATTATGTCGTTAGAGCGGATGCAAGAATATCATGGGTTGTATCATGTTTTGCAGGGTGTTTTATCGCCGATGGAAGGTGTTGGGCCTGATGATTTGAACATTACACAATTAATTCAGCGTCTTCAAGATGAACGGATTAAAGAGGTAATTATCGCAACCAATGCGACAGCGGAAGGTGAAGCAACGGCGATGTACTTGTCACGTTTATTAAAGCCGGCAGGAATTAAAGTGACCCGATTGGCACATGGGCTGGCAGTGGGTAGCGATATTGAATACGCAGATGAAATGACATTGTTTAGAGCAATTGAGGGACGCAGAGAATTATAA